The Cryptosporangium minutisporangium region CCTGGTCGACAACCTCACCGTGCTGGAGAACCTGCAGCTGCCGGGCATGCTCGGCGGCAGATCCGGCCGCGCGGCGCGGCGGCGTGCGCTGACGCTGCTCGACGAGCTCGGGGTGGCCGACAAGGCGCGAGCCACTCCCGGGGTGCTCTCCGGTGGCCAGCGGCAACGCGTCGCGGTGGCCAGGGCGTTGATGAACGAACCGGAGCTCCTCCTCGCCGACGAGCCGACCGGCAATCTGGACAGCGCCGCGACCACCGAGGTGCTCGGGTTACTGAGGCAGTCCCACCGGGACGGCCAGGCGATCGTGCTGGTCACTCACGACCCCCGGGTCGCCACCGCCGCGCAACGGCTGGTCACGATGCGGGACGGTCAGGTCGTCGACGAGACGATGCTCACCGCGGGCACCGGCCAGAAGCTGCACCTCTCCGACGTCGTGGACAACTCGTGAAAGAGATGTACTTACGGTTGGCACTGGCCCGGCTGCGCACGCGCCGGCTCCAGTTCGGCATGCTGTTCCTGGTCACCGTGCTGGGCTGCGCGCTCGCGCTGAGCGCGCTGGCACTGCGGAGTGCGGCGAGCGGCCCCTGGGAGCAGCTCTTCGCCGAGACCAACGGCGCACACGTCACGGTCGAGGCCACCTCGTCCGACGCGGTGACCGACGCCGCCCGGCGGCCCGAGGTCGCTGCCGGAACCGCGGTGACCGCGCGCCACCTCGCCGCGGTCGAGGTCGACGGGCGCGCACTGGGGATCGAACTGGTCCGCGCGCCACAGCGCGAGCGGATGAGCGTCGACCGGCCCGCCGTCCGGGATGGACGCTGGCTGGCCCGCGACGACGAGGCCGTGCTCGAGATGACGATGGCCGACACCCTCGGGGTGCGGGTGGGCGACCGGATCCGGGTCGGCGGGCGGGAACCGGTCACGCTGACCGTGGTCGGGACCGCGTCCACCGCGGGCCGAGGGGGGAACTACCCCGCGGTGAAGCCCGGGGTCGCCTGGGTCGGCGGGGCGACGTTCGACGGGCTGGAGCTGGCCCGGGACGGCGTGCCGATCCAGTTCACGATCGGCCTGCGCCTGCACGACCCGGACGGTGCGGACGCGCTGGCCGCCGCTCTCGAGGCCGACTCCCAATGGCCCGAGCGGAAGGCGTGGACCGCCGACACGGACAAGTTCGAGGCCACGATCGCCGCCGAGATCATGCGGGTGATCGTGCTCGGCTTCACCGTGCTGCTGCTCCTCGCGGCCGTGCTGCTGGTGTTCATCCTGCTCGGCTCCCGGGTGGCCGGCGAATCCCGGCAGGCTGCCCTGCTGCAGATCATCGGCGTCACACCGAGGCAGCTGTCGCTGGTGCTCGCGGTCGAGCACGGCATCATCGCGCTGGCCGGAGCCACGGTCGGTACGTTCGTCGCCCTGGCGGTCGCGCCGCTACTGGCCCGGACGGCCGCCTCCGGGCTGGGCACCGTGCCACCGACCCTCTCGCCGACGCAGATCGCGATCGTCGGCGGCGTCGCCGTGGTGGCCGCGGCGCTCGCCGGCGCGCTCGCGGCGATCCGGCTGGGGCGGGTGGGTCTCGCCGCCGTCGCCCGCGGAGCCACGGCGTCGCGGCGTTCCCGGCTGTCCGGCCTCGCGGCGACGCTGTCGCTGCCGGCCTGGTTCGTGCTGGGCGTCAAGGACGCGTTCACCCGGCGCGGCCGTGCGGTCCTGATCGTGCTGAGCCTCGCGCTCGCCCTGCTGACCACCGTGGTCGTCCTCACCGCGGGATCGAGCATCAACGCGGCGCAGGTCGTCGATACCGCGGTGACCAGGGACGGCACGCTGGCGACGCCGCCGGCCGAACTGCCTGCCATGCCGCCGGGTGCGGTGGCGTCGGCCGGCGTACTCGACCTGTTCCGCGTCCTGCAGGTGCTGCTGAGCTTCGTTGCGCTGGCCAACCTGCTCGCCGCCGCGCTGATGTCCGCGCGGGAGCGGGCCCGTGAGTTGGGAGTGCTGGAGGCGACGGGGTTCTCCTCCCGGCATCTGCTGGCCGCGGCCGCCACCAGCCACGGGCTACTGGCCGTGCCCGCCGCCGTCATCGGCCTTCCACTCGGGTTCGTGATGGTGGCCGGGATAACGGCGGACGTCGGTGGCACGGTCTACCCCGGCCCTGGACAGATAGCCCTGGTCGTGCTGGGCGGCGTGGCGGTCGCCGGACTCGTCGCCGCGCTGCCCGTGCTCGCCCAGCAGCGGCGGCCGCTGGCCCACGCGCTCCTCGTCGAGTAGCGGGCCGGGTCTGCGGCCGTCTGCGGCCGGTCTGCGCGGCAGCCGTCAGGCGGCGGCGCGGGCCGGTTCGCGGGCCCCGAGGTGCTCGGTGAGGTCGCGGGCCGCTTCCCGCCGGGCCCGCTCGGCGAGCGCGGCGACGTCGAGGAGCGCGAGCCGTCCGGCGGCGACCGGGTCGAGGTGCGGATCCGACGCGTGCCGGTCGTCGCCCTCGACCTCGGCCGAGGCCGCGCCGACCGCCGCCGGCGCCTCACCGGACGCGGGCGACGTCGTGCGGGTGGACGTCCGGCGGCGGGCGAGCAGGCGGGCGGCGAGCACGACGACGCCGGGCAGCGCCGCGACCAGCGCGAACAAGCCGTAGACGACCGCGATCGTCAGCCCTTCGCCGGCACCGAGTCCCATCGCGCCGAACGCCCAGGCGCAGAAGCCTTCCCGCGGCCCCCAACCGCCGACGCTCAGCGGCAGCACCATGGCCAGAAGCGCCAGCACCATCAGCGGCAGCAGCCGGGAGACCGGCGCGGTCGATCCGGCGGCCCGCGCCGCGAGCAGGAACGTCGCCAGGTGGGACGCGACCACGATCACCGATGAGAACCCGACCCAGATCCAGTTCCGCCGGGCCAGCAGCCCTTGCCGCACGTCGGTGCCGATCGCCGCGGCCTTGCGGCGCAGACCCGGACGGAGTCCGACGGCGACGACGAGCGCTGCCACCACCGCGAACACCACGACCAGCGCCGAACCCGGCACCCGCGCCCAGACGAAGAGCAGCAACGCGGGGTGGGCGAGCAGCACGATGGCGCCAACAGCGAACATCACCACCTGGCCGGCGAACCGCTCCAGCACCACGGCGCGGACCCCGCGTCCGACGTCGCCGTGCTCCCGCCCGTTGCTCACCGCACGGTGGACGTCGCCGAGCAGGCCGCCCGGCAACGTCGCGTTGAGGAAGAGCGCCTGGTAGTAGTCCGCGATCGCGGAGCGCAGCGGCAGGCGGATCCCGAGCCCTCGCGCGGCGAGGCACCAGCGCCAGGCGCTGGCCACGGTCGCCAGCAAGCCGATGCCGAGCGCCGCGAGCAGCATCCACACGTTGATCACGCGCAGACCGTCCAGGAAGGCACTGGAGCCCAGCCGCCAGAGCAGCACACCGAGGATGGCGACTCCGCCGAAGGTCCGGACCCACGCCCAGGTTCGTTGCTTCATGACGTTGCCTCGGTGGATCGGGCCGCCCCCGGAGGAAGGGCGAGCAGGTCGCTGTGGTGAACGGTGACGCGCAGGTCGCCCGCGGCCAGGGCGTCCAGGCGCCGGGTCAGGTAGTCGTCGGCGACCGAGCCGGCGGTGTCGGGACGCCGGGCCGCGGCGGGNCGGCGGCCGGCACCCAGCCGCGCAGCCACTCGGCGGTCAGCGCGGCGCGGCCGGGGCCGGCGACCGAGTCGGAGCCGAGCTGCCAGACGCTCGCGCGCTGCTCGACCGACGCGCCGCGCCGGGTGAACGCGTCCGCGGCGGCCGAGGCGGCGTCCACGCCGAGCAGCTGCCTGCCCTCGACGTGCGATCGCAGGTGGTCGGTGAAACCGTCGGAGAGGACGGCGTCCAGCGGGTCGGCGGGGGAGAAGTCCACTCCGCCGGTGACCGAGAGCGTGAGCAGCGTGGGGCAGGCGGCCTCCACGCAGGCGGCGGCGAGGCGCTCGATCTCGTCCCGGCTGAGCAGGTCGAGCAGGGCCGAGGCGGTGACCAGCGACGTGGAGAGCAGATCGCCGGCTTTGAGCTCGGTGAGGTCGGCGTGCCGGGTCATCACGGTGACCGGCGACCCGTCCGCAGCGGTGGTCGCCGCGTGGGTCACCGCGTAGTCGAGCAGGTCGGCGTCGTGGTCCTGCAGGATCCAGCGCTGCGGGCCGGGTAGCAGCGGCGCGAGCCAGCGCTGCATCGAGCCGGTGCCGCACCCGAGGTCCCGGATCAAGAACGGGGCGGACGCCCGGGTAGCGAGGTAGCGACGCAACGGACCGAGGAGGTCGGTGGCACGGGCGTCGGCGTCGGCGGGCTCGCGCAGCTCCAGCCAGGTCGGCGCATAGCGCGGTGCGTCAGTCAGGGTCACCCGGTCTCCGTTCACTGGCCTACCCCGACGAACGGTTCCGGGGCCGGAACGGTTCGAACCTCAGCGGCCTCACCGGTCACGGTAGCGCGCTGCCGGGCGTCGAGCTGGTGCAGGTAGCGCATGTCCCGCCCGAACGACCAGGTGAGCACCGCGAGCGCCAGACCGACCACCGCGGTGAGCGCGGGCGTCGGAACGACGCCGGTCGCCGCGACGATCAGCACGATTCCCTGCAGCGCGGCGACGGCGCTCCGCGACTGCCGCCGCGGCAGGTCGCCGCGCAGCCAGGGGAGGAGCCAGCCGGCCACCACGAACGCGTAGCGGTAGGCGCCGATCGCGACGACCCAGGGGCCGAGCGAACCCGCCACGTACACGCTGAGCACCAGGACGAGGATCGAGTCGACCTCGCCGTCGAAGCGGGCGCCCAGCCGGGTGGTCGTTCCGGTGCGGCGCGCCACCTGACCGTCCACGCCGTCCATCAGCCACGCCACCACGGCGAGCGTGACCAGCAGTGCCACCGGCGTGGAGCGGCCGGCGAGGGAGTCGGCCACCAGCGCGGCGACGCCGCCGACCAGCGTGGCCCTGGCGAGCGTCACCGCGTTGGCGGGTCCGAGGGACGTCGCGCCCGACCGGAGGAGCGCCCCGGTCAGCAGCGCCCAGGTGAACAGCGCGAAGGTCGAGCCGGCCAGCCACCCGGAGGCGCCGAGCCCGACACTCGCGGCCAGACCACCGAGCACCGCGGTCTGCAGCAGCACCCCGATGGCTGGACCGCAGAGCGGACTCGCTGTGCTGACTCGAACATCTACCGTCACTGATCCACCCGTTCCGGCCAGGCGCGACCTTGTGCCACGCGCCGGGAAACACGGGGGAACGGAGAGGAAGGTTCACCCCGCTACTGGCGAACTCAGTCAGACAAGCGACAAAACGTGCCCGAGTCCGCGTGGTCCCGTCGCGGCGGGCCTGGGCAGCAGGAAGACGTGCATCCCGACGGCGATCGCGCCGGAGTCGGTCAGCGGGTTGTCGCCGACGAACAGCGTCCGGTTCGGGTCGATGTCGAGTTGGTCGCACGCGGCCAGGAAGACCGGGACCGCCGGCTTGCACATGCCGTGCTGGAACGACATGACGACGGCGTCCACATAAGCCATGATGCCGAGCTGCTCCAGCGCGGGCCGCAGGTCGAAGCCGGTGTCGCTGACGATTCCGATCCGGACGCCGCGGTCGCGGAGCGTGCGGAGCGTCGGCACGGTGTCCGGGAACGCCTCCCAGGAGTCGGCGGCCACCGTCAGCGCGTACAGCTCCTCGCTCAGGCCGGGCGCGAGCTGTTCACACCCGGCCGTCGTGTAGAGAGCGGTCCACACGTCGTGGTGGAGATCGGTGGAGAGGTCGCGCCCCTTCGCCATTTCCTCGGCGGTGCTACTCCGATCGAGGACACGCTTCCAGACGTCGGCCACCTCACCCGGGTCGAGCGGATCGACGCCCAGATTCGCCGCCGCTCGGTGCAGCAGGGTCTCCCCGCTTCCGGCCAGGCGGATCAGGGTGTCCCCGGCGTCGAACAGAACTGCCTCGAACTCGCTCACGTCCGCGTCTCCTCCACTACGGCCCGTATCTCAGTGAATAGCACGCGAGCGGTGTCGTCCCAGTTCGGAAAGGATTCCGATCGGGTACTCGCGGCGGCGGCCATCCGCTCCCGGGCGGCGTCGTCGAAGGCGAGGGTGCGTAACGCCTCGGCGAGCGCTTCCCGGTCACCGGGTGGGACGGCGAAACCCTCGACTCCGTCGCGGGCCAGGTGGGGAAGGTTGCCGGCGTTCCAGCCCACGACCGGCAGGCCGGCCGCCATCGCCTCGCCGTAGACGGTCCCGTACGGCTCGCGCACGCTGGCCAGCGCGAACACGTCCGCCGCCCGGTAGAAGCCGACGACCTCGGCCGGCGTCTTCAGGCCGTGCACCACGACCCGCCCGTCGAGGTCGGGTTCTTTCAGGCGGACGCGGACCCGGGCGGCGTAGTCCGGATCGACGTCCGGATCACCGACCAGGTGCAGCGTGACCGCGTCCGGCGGCAGCACCGCCACCGCCTCCAGCAGGTCGAGCAGGCCCTTGCGCTCCACCCAGTTGCCCACCGAGAGCACCGCCGCTCTCCGGCCCCGGCGCAGATCGCCGTCGGGCGGGACCGGATCGTCGGCCGGGTTGCGACCGGGCGGGACGACCCGCAGCAGGTCGGCCGGCATCCCGGAGCGGCGCAGCGTCTCGGCGAGATCGTCGCTGGCGATCAGCAATCGGGACGCGAAGCGGTAGGCGCGCTGGTCGAGGAGCTTCTGGGCGTACCGGCGCAGCCCGTCGTAATCGATGCCACCGGGCGGCTGGTGGAGCATGCCGACGAGCGGCGGCAAGTTCTTGCGGGGCAGCCACGGGCCGACGAACGCGGCGGCGATGCTGTCCAGCAGGATCGCGTCCGGACGTTTCTCGGTGAGTTCTCGGAGCAGCCGTGGGCCGGCCGCCACCGGGAGCGGGAACGGCCAGGTCGGAACCGAGACGAAGTCGAGTCGCGCGTCGTTGGCTGCGGCCCGGTCGGCGACGCGCCGGTGGTAGAGGTACCCACCGGTCATCGTCGCCGGGTCGCCGAGCGTCAGCAGCGCGACGGAGAGCGGGCTCAGGCGAGCACGCCCGAGTAGCCGCCGAACTCGGTGGCGTTCTCGTAGACGCGCACCGAGAGCGTGGAGCCCGCGGAGCCGATCGCCGCGCCGATCTTTCCGTGCACCCAGTGTGCGAACGCCTCGACGGTGACGCCAGCGCTATCGGACCCTGTGGCGCCGATCTCCTTACCGACGATCTCGTCCAGGTCGGCGTTGTCCAGTCGTTTGGTCAGGTCTTCCAGCGCGCCGACGAGGACGTCGAGGTCGACGACCATGCCCTTCTCGTCGAGCTGCTCGCGGGAGACGACCAGCGATAACCGGTAGTCGTGCGAGTGCCGTTCGCCCTCCGGTGGGGGCATGTCGGGCATGACATGGAATGCGCGAACCTCGCGCTCGGTGCCTGTTTCGTACATTGCTTATTCCTATCGTTCGTAGCGCAGGGCCGCGTGCAGTACTCCCGGATCGCGTCGATCCAGGGCGGCGTAAGCTTCGGCGGCGTCGGCGAGGGCGAACTCGGTGGTGGCCAGGGCCTTCAGCGGCAGGACGTCGAGCAGGTCGCGGGCGGCGGCCCGGCGGCGGGCGTTCGTCCAGCGTCCTTGGGCGGCGTAGGGAATCGTCGAGACCTGGCTGCTGCGGATCGTCAGCCGGCGGCGGTGGAAGTGTTCACCGAGCGGTAGCGGCACCGGCTTGGTGCCGTACCAGGAGCCCACCAGCGCGGTGCCCTCGTGGGCCAGCAGGGCGAGGCCGTCGGCGAGCGCTGCTGGCGCCCCGGAGGTCTCCACCAGCAACGGAACGCCGCTGGGGGCGTCGCCGGGCGGCACGGCGCGGATCCCCAGCTCGGCCGCGCGTTCCCGGCGGGCCGGCTCCGGCTCGACGGCCACGACGCGGGCACCCGCTCGAGTCAGCAGCAGCGAGGTCAGTAGCCCGATCGCCCCGAGACCGGTGACGACGACGGTGTCCTCGAGCCCCGGCCCGGCGTCGAGGCTGAGCTGCAGGGCGGTCTCGACCAGCGGGAACAGGGTCGCTATCCGCGGATTGGTGTTCTCCGGCAGGACGACGACGTCGGACTCGGCGGCGACGAACCGGTCCTGGTGGGGGTGGAAGGCGAAGACCGTCTTGCCGAGCAAGGCCTGCGGTCCCTGCTCGACGGTGCCGACGCAGCTGTAGCCGTACTGGAACGGGTAGTCGAAGCCGCCGTCGGCGAGCGCGGTGAGCGTCTCGTCCCGTTCGGTGGACGGGTTGAGCTCGCCGCGGTAGGCGAGCAGTTCGGTACCCGCGCTGATGCCCGAGTAGAGCGTGCGGATCAGGAGGTCGCCGGGGTGCGGCTCCGGATCGGGGATCGGCCGGACCTCCACGGAACGCGGGGCGGTGAACCAGACGGCGTGCGCGGTCATCGGTCTCCGGGGTCGTAGGACTGTGTCAGCACAGTGTGCAACGGTGCCGACGGCCCGACCGGTTCAGTCGAAACGCACCTTCACCAGGCGTTGCGCTCCGGTGTCAGCCTGGAAGTACGTCAGGTACTGGACGCGACCGTTCTCCTCGGCGAACTCGGGATGCCCGAAGCCGGCGTAGTTGATGCCCTTGCCCCGCGTTTTCAGCAGCCGGATCTCCTTCGACCAGGGCCCGTACGGCGAACCCCCGACCTGCGCCCGCAGCACGTTGTCGCCGTACGGCAGGTAGACGTTGAGCCAGCCGCGCAGCGCCGGGACGTAGAACACCGTGTTCCCCGCGGCGCCGGCGATCACGGTGTCGGCGGCCCGCGAGGCGTCCGACGACCAGCGTGCCGCACCGGAGTCGTCGCGTCCCGTGTAGAACGTCCAGCGGGAGCGGTCGGTGATCCGGTCGAGCGGGACGCGGGCGAGGTGACACCCGACGCCGCAGTCGCCGTAGACCCAGGCCTCCCCGCCCACGACCAGCGCCGCGGTGTTGTAACTGTCCCCTGGCGGGAAGAACATCGTCGGGTCGGTGCCCTCCACGCTGGTCACCGGCTCGACGCGCGCCGCGGTGAGCCGGGTGACCCGGTGCGTGCGCATGTCCACGGCGGCGATCCCGGTGCCGAGCGGCCGGCCGTAGGGGCCGGAGCAGGGCGTCCCCTCGGCTCCGGAGCGGCAGAGCTTGACGTAGAACACGAGCACGCGGCCGCGCCGGGGATCGGCGATGACCGGGCCGGGCCAGTAGGCGAACGCGGCGCCGCAGTAGACGTCGGTGGCGGGGGTGCAGCCGGTCGACTCGGCGTGCTTCAGCTGGAACGCGGTCTCCGGCGGCGTCTGGCTGATCAGGGCCGGGACTGCCTTCGCGTCGCTGCCGAAGACGTCGGTGGAGGGAAGGCTGATGCCGTTGGCCGCCCGGAGATCGGCGGTGGAGGCTCCGCTGTTGTTCAGGAAGCCCTCGGGGGAGCGGAGCACGGTGTCGCCGAACACCCAGACCGACCGGTCGCCGTAGCGGGTGCTCTGACCGTTGTCGCGGGCGGCGACCCGTCCGTGCTCGCGGACCGCTCCGAGCTCGGTGGCGCGGAACGCGGGGATCGTCGGCACCTCGTTCCGGAGGTCGCCGGCGGGCTCCGGATCCCGGTGGCCGGCGGCTATCCCGGCGAGGGCGGCGACCGCGACCAGCGCGACGACGACCAGCGCGACGATCAACGTCCCCCGATCGGGCCCGTCGTCGACCGGAAGCGGGCGCTCCGGCGCGCGTCGTCGGAGAGCCACCACGGATCCGACGCTACCGGCCGCGGGCGACGGCCGTCGCTACTCGCCTCCTACTCGCCGCGGGCGACGACCGTGCGGAGCAGGACCAGGCCGAGCACCGAGCAGAACGCCGCGGCTGCGAACGCGGTCCGGTAACCGCCGACCGCCGCAGCCTGCCCGACGACCAGCCCACCGATGCCGGTGGCGACGTCGAAGAACATCGTGAAC contains the following coding sequences:
- a CDS encoding ABC transporter ATP-binding protein codes for the protein MTTLVQTSGLERSYGAGESLVRAVDGIDLAVGEGEFVSVMGPSGCGKSTLLYLLAGLLPPSRGQITLGGQRVERLSRSAWARLRRRRIGFVFQSYNLVDNLTVLENLQLPGMLGGRSGRAARRRALTLLDELGVADKARATPGVLSGGQRQRVAVARALMNEPELLLADEPTGNLDSAATTEVLGLLRQSHRDGQAIVLVTHDPRVATAAQRLVTMRDGQVVDETMLTAGTGQKLHLSDVVDNS
- a CDS encoding FtsX-like permease family protein, whose product is MYLRLALARLRTRRLQFGMLFLVTVLGCALALSALALRSAASGPWEQLFAETNGAHVTVEATSSDAVTDAARRPEVAAGTAVTARHLAAVEVDGRALGIELVRAPQRERMSVDRPAVRDGRWLARDDEAVLEMTMADTLGVRVGDRIRVGGREPVTLTVVGTASTAGRGGNYPAVKPGVAWVGGATFDGLELARDGVPIQFTIGLRLHDPDGADALAAALEADSQWPERKAWTADTDKFEATIAAEIMRVIVLGFTVLLLLAAVLLVFILLGSRVAGESRQAALLQIIGVTPRQLSLVLAVEHGIIALAGATVGTFVALAVAPLLARTAASGLGTVPPTLSPTQIAIVGGVAVVAAALAGALAAIRLGRVGLAAVARGATASRRSRLSGLAATLSLPAWFVLGVKDAFTRRGRAVLIVLSLALALLTTVVVLTAGSSINAAQVVDTAVTRDGTLATPPAELPAMPPGAVASAGVLDLFRVLQVLLSFVALANLLAAALMSARERARELGVLEATGFSSRHLLAAAATSHGLLAVPAAVIGLPLGFVMVAGITADVGGTVYPGPGQIALVVLGGVAVAGLVAALPVLAQQRRPLAHALLVE
- a CDS encoding lysylphosphatidylglycerol synthase transmembrane domain-containing protein — encoded protein: MKQRTWAWVRTFGGVAILGVLLWRLGSSAFLDGLRVINVWMLLAALGIGLLATVASAWRWCLAARGLGIRLPLRSAIADYYQALFLNATLPGGLLGDVHRAVSNGREHGDVGRGVRAVVLERFAGQVVMFAVGAIVLLAHPALLLFVWARVPGSALVVVFAVVAALVVAVGLRPGLRRKAAAIGTDVRQGLLARRNWIWVGFSSVIVVASHLATFLLAARAAGSTAPVSRLLPLMVLALLAMVLPLSVGGWGPREGFCAWAFGAMGLGAGEGLTIAVVYGLFALVAALPGVVVLAARLLARRRTSTRTTSPASGEAPAAVGAASAEVEGDDRHASDPHLDPVAAGRLALLDVAALAERARREAARDLTEHLGAREPARAAA
- a CDS encoding CDP-alcohol phosphatidyltransferase family protein — protein: MLLQTAVLGGLAASVGLGASGWLAGSTFALFTWALLTGALLRSGATSLGPANAVTLARATLVGGVAALVADSLAGRSTPVALLVTLAVVAWLMDGVDGQVARRTGTTTRLGARFDGEVDSILVLVLSVYVAGSLGPWVVAIGAYRYAFVVAGWLLPWLRGDLPRRQSRSAVAALQGIVLIVAATGVVPTPALTAVVGLALAVLTWSFGRDMRYLHQLDARQRATVTGEAAEVRTVPAPEPFVGVGQ
- a CDS encoding HAD family hydrolase — protein: MSEFEAVLFDAGDTLIRLAGSGETLLHRAAANLGVDPLDPGEVADVWKRVLDRSSTAEEMAKGRDLSTDLHHDVWTALYTTAGCEQLAPGLSEELYALTVAADSWEAFPDTVPTLRTLRDRGVRIGIVSDTGFDLRPALEQLGIMAYVDAVVMSFQHGMCKPAVPVFLAACDQLDIDPNRTLFVGDNPLTDSGAIAVGMHVFLLPRPAATGPRGLGHVLSLV
- a CDS encoding glycosyltransferase, coding for MGARKDRRGDRLRGLHALGARLRERHRVRRLLGRARLSPLSVALLTLGDPATMTGGYLYHRRVADRAAANDARLDFVSVPTWPFPLPVAAGPRLLRELTEKRPDAILLDSIAAAFVGPWLPRKNLPPLVGMLHQPPGGIDYDGLRRYAQKLLDQRAYRFASRLLIASDDLAETLRRSGMPADLLRVVPPGRNPADDPVPPDGDLRRGRRAAVLSVGNWVERKGLLDLLEAVAVLPPDAVTLHLVGDPDVDPDYAARVRVRLKEPDLDGRVVVHGLKTPAEVVGFYRAADVFALASVREPYGTVYGEAMAAGLPVVGWNAGNLPHLARDGVEGFAVPPGDREALAEALRTLAFDDAARERMAAAASTRSESFPNWDDTARVLFTEIRAVVEETRT
- a CDS encoding 6-pyruvoyl trahydropterin synthase family protein, which encodes MYETGTEREVRAFHVMPDMPPPEGERHSHDYRLSLVVSREQLDEKGMVVDLDVLVGALEDLTKRLDNADLDEIVGKEIGATGSDSAGVTVEAFAHWVHGKIGAAIGSAGSTLSVRVYENATEFGGYSGVLA
- a CDS encoding zinc-binding alcohol dehydrogenase; amino-acid sequence: MTAHAVWFTAPRSVEVRPIPDPEPHPGDLLIRTLYSGISAGTELLAYRGELNPSTERDETLTALADGGFDYPFQYGYSCVGTVEQGPQALLGKTVFAFHPHQDRFVAAESDVVVLPENTNPRIATLFPLVETALQLSLDAGPGLEDTVVVTGLGAIGLLTSLLLTRAGARVVAVEPEPARRERAAELGIRAVPPGDAPSGVPLLVETSGAPAALADGLALLAHEGTALVGSWYGTKPVPLPLGEHFHRRRLTIRSSQVSTIPYAAQGRWTNARRRAAARDLLDVLPLKALATTEFALADAAEAYAALDRRDPGVLHAALRYER
- a CDS encoding DUF4185 domain-containing protein — protein: MVALRRRAPERPLPVDDGPDRGTLIVALVVVALVAVAALAGIAAGHRDPEPAGDLRNEVPTIPAFRATELGAVREHGRVAARDNGQSTRYGDRSVWVFGDTVLRSPEGFLNNSGASTADLRAANGISLPSTDVFGSDAKAVPALISQTPPETAFQLKHAESTGCTPATDVYCGAAFAYWPGPVIADPRRGRVLVFYVKLCRSGAEGTPCSGPYGRPLGTGIAAVDMRTHRVTRLTAARVEPVTSVEGTDPTMFFPPGDSYNTAALVVGGEAWVYGDCGVGCHLARVPLDRITDRSRWTFYTGRDDSGAARWSSDASRAADTVIAGAAGNTVFYVPALRGWLNVYLPYGDNVLRAQVGGSPYGPWSKEIRLLKTRGKGINYAGFGHPEFAEENGRVQYLTYFQADTGAQRLVKVRFD